Proteins encoded in a region of the bacterium genome:
- a CDS encoding leucine--tRNA ligase — translation MYDFLRIEQKWQKYWYETGLYETPDEPKDKFYLLEMFAYPSGDLHMGHFRNYVVGDVVWRYLKMNGKDILHPFGWDAFGLPAEQAAIKRGMKPRDWTINNIETAKKTLIKLGISYDWNREIRTCEPDYYKWTQWIFLKLYEAGLAYRDIAMVNWCPKCKTVLANEQVIGGKCWRCGTTVEKRELEQWFFKITAYAQRLLDDLEKLDGKWPQNIITMQRNWIGRSEGGEFDFIVEGTDIKLPIFTTRPDTIYGVTFMSVAPDAKIMKKLLPLMPETQRKEVEKYIEKSLKLSEIERTAEAREKDGVFSGLYAINPFNGERVQIWVADYVLATYGTGAVMAVPAHDQRDFEFAKKYGIPIKVVIMPPDGNLDPSTMTEAYTEPGVMVNSGPFNGLDSREGIRKVIEYAEARGFGRPKIAYKLRDWLVSRQRYWGAPIPMIHCPKCGVVPVPEEELPVLLPPQEVVDFIPKGRSPLEDVPDFINTTCPKCGGPAKRDPDTMDTFVDSAWYHLRYLDPKNDSEPFSKNSARTWLPIDLYIGGSEHATGHLIYFRFVHKVLYDMGYIPREVGDEPAIRLFNHGMVLDENGEVMSKSKGNVVSPMEVVQKVGVDGARVAMLFFAPPDKEILWSEAGVKGAARFLERVFRIFGREPLSRDIPDFDSLDKSEQELWRELHRTIKKVKEDTKHLQFNTAIAALMEFLNRLPSDFGPSHKLYFGIADIFARLLAPFAPHLAEEINHMLGFEGSIFLREYPVYDEELAKLEQIEIGVQVNGRARGTIVIPLDADMEQALEAAKNNPKVSKYIEGKEIKKVIFVPNRIINIIV, via the coding sequence ATGTATGACTTTTTGCGGATCGAGCAAAAGTGGCAAAAGTACTGGTATGAAACCGGGCTTTACGAAACTCCCGATGAACCAAAGGATAAGTTTTATCTGCTCGAAATGTTTGCTTACCCGTCGGGCGACCTTCATATGGGCCATTTCAGAAACTATGTGGTTGGCGATGTTGTCTGGCGGTACCTCAAGATGAACGGCAAGGACATTCTGCACCCCTTCGGGTGGGATGCTTTCGGGTTGCCCGCTGAACAGGCCGCAATAAAACGGGGAATGAAACCTCGTGACTGGACAATAAACAACATAGAGACCGCCAAGAAAACATTGATAAAGCTTGGTATATCCTACGATTGGAATCGCGAGATAAGAACCTGTGAGCCCGACTACTACAAGTGGACGCAGTGGATTTTCCTGAAGCTTTACGAAGCGGGGCTTGCCTACAGGGACATCGCGATGGTTAACTGGTGCCCTAAGTGCAAAACGGTTCTTGCCAATGAACAGGTTATAGGCGGCAAATGCTGGCGGTGCGGCACAACTGTGGAAAAAAGAGAGCTTGAGCAATGGTTTTTCAAAATAACCGCTTACGCTCAAAGACTCCTTGATGACCTCGAAAAACTTGATGGCAAATGGCCCCAGAACATAATAACCATGCAGAGGAACTGGATCGGGCGCTCTGAGGGCGGTGAGTTCGATTTCATCGTTGAGGGCACCGATATTAAACTCCCGATTTTCACAACCCGACCGGATACTATTTACGGCGTAACATTCATGTCTGTGGCACCTGACGCGAAAATAATGAAGAAATTGCTGCCGTTAATGCCTGAAACGCAAAGGAAAGAAGTTGAGAAGTACATTGAAAAGTCACTTAAGTTGTCCGAGATAGAACGCACTGCAGAGGCTCGCGAGAAAGACGGCGTTTTCAGCGGGCTTTACGCAATAAATCCATTTAACGGTGAGCGGGTTCAGATATGGGTTGCTGATTATGTGCTCGCCACATATGGCACGGGGGCGGTTATGGCTGTTCCCGCGCACGACCAGCGCGATTTTGAGTTCGCAAAGAAGTACGGAATACCAATAAAGGTTGTCATAATGCCGCCGGACGGTAATCTTGACCCATCGACCATGACTGAAGCTTATACGGAACCCGGTGTTATGGTCAACTCTGGTCCGTTTAATGGGCTGGATTCCCGCGAGGGTATAAGGAAAGTGATAGAGTATGCTGAAGCGAGAGGTTTTGGGAGACCCAAGATAGCGTATAAACTAAGAGATTGGCTTGTGTCACGGCAGAGATACTGGGGCGCACCAATCCCAATGATACACTGCCCCAAGTGCGGTGTGGTGCCTGTTCCCGAGGAAGAGTTGCCTGTTTTGCTTCCGCCGCAGGAGGTGGTGGATTTTATCCCCAAAGGGCGTTCTCCGCTTGAGGATGTCCCGGATTTTATTAATACGACTTGTCCGAAATGTGGTGGTCCAGCCAAGCGTGACCCCGATACCATGGATACATTCGTTGACTCGGCGTGGTATCATCTGAGGTATCTCGACCCCAAGAACGACTCAGAACCATTTAGCAAAAACTCTGCGCGAACATGGCTTCCGATTGACCTTTATATCGGTGGTTCAGAGCATGCAACGGGTCATCTTATCTATTTCCGCTTCGTTCATAAGGTGCTGTATGATATGGGATACATACCCAGAGAAGTTGGTGATGAGCCCGCTATAAGACTTTTCAATCATGGTATGGTTCTCGATGAGAACGGTGAGGTTATGAGCAAGTCCAAGGGGAATGTGGTTTCCCCTATGGAAGTTGTCCAGAAGGTTGGCGTTGACGGTGCAAGGGTTGCGATGCTTTTCTTTGCTCCGCCCGATAAGGAAATACTCTGGTCGGAGGCAGGGGTAAAAGGAGCGGCAAGATTCCTTGAGAGGGTGTTCAGGATATTCGGCAGGGAACCTCTAAGCCGAGATATTCCCGATTTCGATTCGCTTGACAAATCCGAGCAGGAACTCTGGCGAGAACTTCATCGCACCATAAAGAAAGTTAAAGAGGACACAAAGCATTTGCAGTTTAACACGGCTATCGCGGCTTTAATGGAGTTTCTGAACAGATTGCCCAGCGATTTTGGCCCCTCTCATAAGCTTTACTTTGGCATTGCTGACATTTTCGCGAGACTTCTCGCTCCGTTCGCCCCTCATCTTGCCGAGGAGATAAATCACATGCTCGGTTTTGAGGGGAGCATTTTCCTGCGCGAATATCCCGTTTACGACGAGGAACTCGCAAAGCTTGAGCAGATAGAGATTGGCGTTCAAGTTAATGGTCGCGCCCGCGGGACGATAGTCATTCCTCTCGATGCCGATATGGAGCAGGCTCTTGAAGCGGCGAAAAACAATCCTAAAGTTTCCAAATATATTGAGGGCAAAGAAATTAAGAAGGTCATATTCGTTCCGAACAGGATAATAAATATAATAGTTTAG